Proteins encoded by one window of uncultured Draconibacterium sp.:
- a CDS encoding SUMF1/EgtB/PvdO family nonheme iron enzyme → MTDKTIKRKHYMLFIAGGLSVILFLLLFNKTVDYTSTNEFCNSCHVHEHAETSWKLSVHHNTSSGVSTKCVDCHLPPEDQTARFLTRKAYHGIHDFYAYLTMDPEEIDWAAKRSVEASKRFVYEDGCLKCHTNMFPTTLNEQGSLQHIKYIRDPENNSCMQCHHDVGHYRGETNLLVGLEETVDPTEIYTEPAEVKAFETFEEQIPGTAVSFKMIAIPGGQFKMGSPADEPYRERDEGPVRDVEVGNFWMAEIEVSWNEYLAFFTATGSQGRKEAVEVDEETDGVSGATPPWGAPDQGWGKGTRPAITMSHHAAQTYCRWLTQETGRKYRLPTEAEWEYAARGGTQMPYFFEGSPEDFEADGFLKKLFGSNKEVINQYVISQLNSPNKTQQPDAVEANPYGLKNMLGNVAEFCLDYYDPQVYGKYPKGVVKNPRGPRNGMEHVVRGGSFRNTPKDLRVAARDFTKTEAWLVTDPQIPKSIWWYSDTKSVGFRVVCEYNEEMFTTEKN, encoded by the coding sequence ATGACTGATAAGACGATTAAACGCAAGCATTATATGCTGTTTATTGCGGGAGGGCTGAGTGTAATACTCTTTTTGCTGTTATTTAATAAAACCGTTGACTATACTTCAACAAACGAATTTTGTAATTCGTGTCATGTACATGAACATGCCGAAACCAGTTGGAAACTTTCGGTTCATCACAATACATCAAGTGGCGTATCTACAAAATGTGTTGATTGCCATCTACCTCCTGAGGATCAAACCGCCCGTTTTCTGACCCGAAAAGCTTATCATGGAATTCATGATTTTTATGCTTACCTCACTATGGATCCCGAAGAAATTGATTGGGCAGCCAAACGATCTGTTGAAGCATCAAAACGTTTTGTTTACGAAGACGGATGTTTGAAATGTCACACAAATATGTTCCCTACCACCCTGAATGAACAAGGAAGTTTGCAACATATAAAATATATCCGCGATCCGGAAAATAATTCATGTATGCAATGTCATCATGATGTTGGCCATTATCGTGGCGAAACCAACTTGCTGGTTGGATTGGAGGAAACGGTTGATCCAACTGAAATCTATACCGAGCCAGCAGAAGTTAAAGCTTTTGAAACTTTTGAAGAACAGATTCCGGGAACGGCAGTATCGTTTAAAATGATTGCTATTCCGGGAGGACAGTTTAAAATGGGTAGTCCGGCTGATGAACCTTATCGCGAGAGAGACGAAGGTCCGGTGCGCGATGTGGAAGTAGGTAATTTTTGGATGGCGGAAATTGAAGTTTCGTGGAATGAATACCTGGCGTTCTTTACCGCAACGGGTTCTCAGGGAAGAAAAGAAGCTGTTGAAGTTGATGAAGAAACCGATGGCGTTTCGGGAGCAACACCTCCATGGGGAGCACCTGATCAGGGCTGGGGAAAAGGAACACGCCCCGCTATTACCATGAGTCATCATGCGGCACAAACTTATTGTCGTTGGCTGACGCAGGAAACGGGAAGAAAATACCGTTTGCCAACCGAGGCAGAGTGGGAATATGCAGCACGAGGAGGAACACAAATGCCTTACTTCTTCGAAGGTTCGCCAGAAGATTTTGAAGCCGACGGTTTCTTAAAAAAATTATTTGGTAGCAACAAAGAAGTGATCAATCAATATGTGATATCACAACTGAACAGTCCGAATAAAACGCAGCAACCCGATGCGGTTGAGGCCAATCCTTACGGCTTGAAAAATATGTTGGGTAATGTGGCTGAATTCTGCCTCGATTATTACGACCCGCAGGTATACGGTAAATATCCAAAAGGCGTTGTGAAAAACCCGAGAGGACCGCGAAACGGAATGGAACATGTAGTTCGTGGAGGTTCGTTTCGCAATACACCAAAAGATTTACGCGTAGCTGCACGCGACTTTACAAAAACCGAAGCTTGGTTGGTTACCGATCCGCAAATTCCAAAAAGTATCTGGTGGTATTCTGACACGAAAAGTGTTGGTTTCAGGGTGGTTTGCGAGTACAATGAAGAAATGTTTACAACTGAAAAAAATTAA